The nucleotide sequence TAATTCATTAATTATAAGATTTAATTTTAATTTTTTATAAATATTATATCTGACATACTGAGATTAAATCGAAACATTTAATAAAGAAAATTTAAATTATACCTTTGAATGGTAATAGATTTAAAGAAAAAATATTTTTCGATAGCTAAAGATAAAGGTTTCACCGATGTTTTAAATTACCTCTATGGCTTATATGAAAATCTGCCAATGCCATCGGCTATTATTAATCAGGATTATAAGATTTCAGAAGTTAACCACAAATTTTTACGCTTTTTTAAATATGAAAGAGACGAAGTAATTGGAAAAAGTATTCTGGAATTTATTGTATCAGAGCATAAAGAAATTTTTTGTAGTTCAATAAAACAATTAGATAATTTTGATGACATCTCCAAAATAGAATTTGAAATGCTGGATAAATTAGGAAACAATATCCTTATTTGTTTCTCTGCAACAATTGCTAATAAATTCTCAGAGAATTCTCTAGAAATCTTTTGCATTATGGAAGATATTACACTAAAAAAGTCTTGTGAAATAAATCTAGAATCAAAAAATCTAGAAATGTCATTGCTGCTAGATAACATGGAAGCACATGTGTGGTATCTAAAAGATAGCGAGACTTATGGATTTGTAAACAAAGCGCATGCCGATTTTTTGGGGTATTCCGTAGACTACTTAACAAACCGTAATCTTAATGAGTTTTTATCGAAAGATATTGCAGAAATCTGTATCAAAGGAAACGAAGAAGTATTTTCTAAAAAAGTTACTATCCATACAGAAGAACGGGCTCCCAATTCTAAAGGTGAAAATAGGCTTTTAGATATAACAAAGACGCCATTAATTGATTCGATTGGAAATGTAAAATACGTTATCTGCATTGCATCTGATGTCACGGATAAAAAAGCCGTAGAAGATAAATTGAGAGAGAGTCAGAATAGGCTAAACTCTCTTTTTGAAGGTTCAATTGATGCAATATGGGCTTCAAAAGTAGACGGAACAATAGTTGAAGCAAATCAAGCTGCTGCAGATATGTTGGGGTGCGACCTTAAAGAATTGATTGGTTCAAACATAACTAATTTTTATGTAAATCCTAAAGATAGGGTATTATTTAGGCAAGAAGTTGAGAAAAACAAATCCGTAAAGGATTATGGGATAAAACTTAAACGAAAAGATGGAAAAGAAATAGATTGTGTATTCTCTTCTTCAATATGGGCAAACTCCAATGGAGAAATATTGGGTTATATTGGAATTGTACATGATATAACACATATCATAAAAACTACCAATGAACTTGTAGATTCGAGATACCTTTTACAGAATATAATAGATTCCCTCCCAGATGCTACTTTTTCAATTGATAATGGAGGCAATGTACTCTCTTGGAATAAGAGAATTGAAGAGATGACTGGAATAAAATCAGAAGAGATTATTGGAAAAGGAAATCATGAATATTCCATACCTTTTTACAGGGAACGCAGGCCCGGATTGGTCGATCTTATACTGAACTCTGAAAAAGAGTTTGACATAAGGTATGATAACCTAAGAAGAGAGGGGGATACAATTGAAGGAGAAGCAAAAATATTCAATTCCAAAGGAGAAATACTTGATGTATGGGCAAAGGCAACTACGCTTCGTGATGCCAGTGGTAAAACTATAGGTGCAATTGAAAGTATTAGGGACATAACAGAAGCGAAATCAATAGAAAATGATTTGAAGAAAGTTTACATGGCAATTGACCAAGGCCCAGGTATAGTCGTAATCACAGATATAAAAGGGAATATCGAATATGCCAATCCCAAATTTGTTGAAGTTACTGGATATACTGCAGAAGATGTATTGGGTGAAAATCTCAGGAT is from Methanofastidiosum sp. and encodes:
- a CDS encoding PAS domain S-box protein, producing MVIDLKKKYFSIAKDKGFTDVLNYLYGLYENLPMPSAIINQDYKISEVNHKFLRFFKYERDEVIGKSILEFIVSEHKEIFCSSIKQLDNFDDISKIEFEMLDKLGNNILICFSATIANKFSENSLEIFCIMEDITLKKSCEINLESKNLEMSLLLDNMEAHVWYLKDSETYGFVNKAHADFLGYSVDYLTNRNLNEFLSKDIAEICIKGNEEVFSKKVTIHTEERAPNSKGENRLLDITKTPLIDSIGNVKYVICIASDVTDKKAVEDKLRESQNRLNSLFEGSIDAIWASKVDGTIVEANQAAADMLGCDLKELIGSNITNFYVNPKDRVLFRQEVEKNKSVKDYGIKLKRKDGKEIDCVFSSSIWANSNGEILGYIGIVHDITHIIKTTNELVDSRYLLQNIIDSLPDATFSIDNGGNVLSWNKRIEEMTGIKSEEIIGKGNHEYSIPFYRERRPGLVDLILNSEKEFDIRYDNLRREGDTIEGEAKIFNSKGEILDVWAKATTLRDASGKTIGAIESIRDITEAKSIENDLKKVYMAIDQGPGIVVITDIKGNIEYANPKFVEVTGYTAEDVLGENLRIMKSNFLPSEFYTSLWDTISSGYTWKGEFHNKKKDGNYYWEYATISPVRNEKGEITNYIKVSEDITMKKRVKKQLDENLEYFAHLVDHIRNPLAILSGFAQVEVQNEKTKGRIIRQIDRIENIITLLDKGWMDTEDTRRFLKKYE